One genomic window of Diospyros lotus cultivar Yz01 chromosome 8, ASM1463336v1, whole genome shotgun sequence includes the following:
- the LOC127808830 gene encoding putative pentatricopeptide repeat-containing protein At1g77010, mitochondrial, whose product MDVDLHSYARLLQSFNTQSSIRQGRQLHPFFLKRGALGSAVTIANRLLQMYVRCGHIEDAQKVFEEMNERNCFTWNTVIECHMKSGSLQKALELFGLMPEKNCFSWNLVVTGSAKVGELNVARRLFNEMPRKNGVAWNSLIHGYASYGHPREAVRLFRELESDPCQESRRDAFVLATVIGACTDLAALEYGKQIHARIIVDEVEFDSILATSLINLYGKSGDMDGATRVLSMIQDPDDFSLSALISGYANCGRMEEARKIFDIKIDPCVVLWNTMIAGYIANVKVDKALDLFKRMRKVGIQEDFSTFASVLSACNVLCMLVNCQQMHAHICKFGILDDLIIASALIDAYAKCGSPSDACKLFRELKRHDTILMNSMITVYSICGRIEDARQIFDTMQTKSLISWNSMVVGLSQNGYSIEALDLFCDMNRMGLCMDKFSLASVISACAGISSLELGEQVFARATVIGLELDQIVSTSLVDLYCKCGFVENGRKLFDQMIKSDEVSWNSMLMGYATNGHGTEALNLFNEMRSAGVVPTGITFTAVLSACDHCGLVEEGRKWFHAMKSHYHVDPGIEHYSCMVDLFARAGFLEEAMNLIKEMPFEVDASVWSSVLRGCVAHGNKNLAEKVVEQITDLDPQNSDAYVQLSNIFATSGDWERSAQIRELMRDRKLQKNPGSSWAKC is encoded by the coding sequence ATGGACGTTGATTTGCATTCTTACGCTCGTCTCCTGCAATCTTTCAACACCCAAAGCTCGATTCGGCAAGGGCGACAGCTCCACCCCTTTTTCCTGAAAAGGGGCGCGCTCGGTTCTGCTGTCACCATCGCGAACCGCCTCTTGCAGATGTATGTGAGGTGCGGCCACATAGAAGATGCACAGAAGGTGTTCGAGGAAATGAATGAACGAAACTGTTTCACTTGGAACACTGTGATTGAATGCCACATGAAATCAGGAAGCTTGCAAAAGGCTCTGGAGTTGTTTGGTTTGATGCCCGAAAAGAACTGTTTTTCGTGGAATTTGGTAGTTACGGGTTCTGCAAAAGTGGGCGAATTAAATGTTGCTCGGAGGCTGTTCAATGAGATGCCGAGAAAGAATGGGGTTGCTTGGAACTCACTGATTCATGGGTATGCGAGCTATGGTCATCCACGAGAGGCTGTGAGGCTGTTTAGAGAATTGGAGTCCGATCCTTGTCAAGAATCACGTCGAGATGCATTTGTGCTGGCGACGGTTATTGGTGCTTGTACTGATTTGGCAGCTCTTGAATATGGGAAGCAAATCCATGCTCGAATCATTGTTGATGAAGTGGAGTTCGATTCTATCTTGGCAACTTCTCTTATCAACTTGTATGGGAAGTCTGGTGATATGGATGGTGCAACTCGGGTTTTGAGTATGATACAAGATCCAGATGACTTCTCCCTATCAGCATTGATCTCGGGGTATGCAAATTGTGGTAGAATGGAAGAAGCAAGAAAGATTTTCGATATTAAAATTGATCCATGCGTGGTGTTATGGAACACCATGATCGCAGGATACATTGCTAATGTAAAAGTGGATAAAGCATTAGATCTCTTCAAAAGGATGCGAAAGGTTGGAATTCAAGAGGACTTCTCTACTTTTGCCAGTGTTTTGAGTGCCTGCAATGTTTTGTGTATGCTTGTAAACTGCCAACAAATGCATGCGCATATCTGTAAGTTTGGAATTCTCGATGACCTTATAATTGCTAGTGCTCTCATTGACGCATATGCCAAGTGCGGAAGTCCAAGTGATGCTTGCAAATTATTTAGAGAGCTCAAAAGACATGACACCATTTTGATGAATTCTATGATCACTGTTTATTCTATTTGTGGAAGAATTGAAGATGCCAGACAAATCTTTGACACAATGCAAACTAAAAGCTTGATCTCGTGGAATTCGATGGTTGTTGGTTTAAGTCAAAATGGTTATTCAATTGAAGCATTAGATCTTTTCTGCGATATGAACAGGATGGGCTTGTGCATGGACAAATTTAGCCTGGCTAGTGTTATCAGTGCCTGTGCTGGCATCTCTTCACTTGAACTTGGGGAACAAGTTTTTGCTAGAGCTACTGTCATTGGCCTGGAACTCGATCAAATTGTTTCTACCTCCCTGGTGGATCTGTATTGTAAGTGTGGTTTTGTTGAAAATGGACGTAAACTGTTTGACCAAATGATAAAGTCCGATGAAGTTTCATGGAACTCTATGTTGATGGGTTATGCTACAAATGGCCATGGAACTGAAGCATTGAATCTATTCAATGAAATGAGGTCTGCTGGAGTTGTTCCCACAGGCATTACATTTACGGCCGTTTTGTCTGCCTGTGATCATTGTGGACTGGTTGAAGAGGGAAGAAAATGGTTTCATGCAATGAAAAGTCACTATCACGTTGATCCTGGGATCGAGCACTATTCTTGTATGGTTGATCTTTTTGCAAGGGCAGGTTTTCTTGAAGAAGCAATGAATCTCATCAAAGAGATGCCATTTGAGGTTGATGCGAGCGTCTGGTCGTCAGTCTTGAGGGGATGTGTAGCTCATGGGAACAAGAATCTTGCTGAGAAAGTGGTGGAGCAAATTACAGATCTTGATCCCCAGAATTCAGATGCTTACGTGCAGCTATCAAACATATTCGCGACTTCTGGCGACTGGGAAAGATCAGCACAAATTAGAGAGTTAATGAGGGATAGGAAACTACAGAAGAACCCTGGTAGTAGTTGGGCTAAGTGCTGA
- the LOC127808829 gene encoding pentatricopeptide repeat-containing protein At3g26540, producing MGVTAASVLNRLLHRNTHKPKTQPTNTKALTRSIADHLNAGHLREAVSVLFNSLVPFPFSLYSRLFKLCAAKRAIVEARKVESHLVSSSERPPIFMLNRAIETYGKCGCLEDARELFDEMPQRDGGSWNAMIAAYSQCGCAVRALDLFLRMNRSGISANEITFASVLGSCAAILALVLSRQIHGLIVKRGFSGNVILESSLVDVYGKCQAMSDARRVFDQIQYPNAVSWNVIVRRYLDAGREREAVLMFFEMMRVNAKPLCFTVSASLIACSRISAIKEGIQIHGVAIKINAEENEIVLSSLLHMYFSCEDLESAYRIFGLSDSKSLINCTTMVSGFAKTGRTQEARKLFNEMKEQSVITWNAMLTGYTRFSQWEEALDFIFLMMKESEDIDYVTLGLILNVCAGLSDVELGKQVHGFIYRHGFHYNLFVGNALLSMYGKCGNLRSASVWFCEMSHWRDKVSWNTLLTTYARHGLSNEAMEVFREMQGETMPNKFTFGTLLAACANIFALEQGRQIHGFMIRNGYDMDLVIRGALVDMYSKCRSLDYALKVFKEAVPRDVILWNSIILGCCHNKRGQDVLELFGLMEKEGINPDHVTFQGILLACIFDGCVEAGRQYFNSISTKYGIIPRLEHYECMIELYGRYGFMDELEDFVKTMPFDPTAPMLTRVFDACREHKHLKLGEWAADQLNKLNP from the coding sequence ATGGGCGTTACGGCAGCTTCTGTACTGAATCGTCTCCTCCATAGAAACACCCACAAGCCCAAGACTCAACCCACCAACACCAAAGCCCTAACCAGATCGATCGCCGACCACCTGAACGCCGGCCATCTCCGGGAAGCAGTGTCCGTCCTCTTCAATTCCCTGGtacccttccctttctctctgtACTCCCGTCTCTTCAAGCTTTGCGCCGCCAAGCGGGCCATTGTCGAGGCTCGGAAGGTCGAATCTCACTTGGTCTCGTCGTCGGAGAGGCCGCCCATTTTTATGCTGAACAGAGCAATTGAAACTTACGGGAAATGCGGGTGTTTGGAAGATGCGCGGGAACTATTTGATGAAATGCCTCAGAGAGATGGCGGTTCCTGGAATGCGATGATCGCGGCGTATTCTCAGTGTGGTTGTGCTGTGCGAGCGTTAGATTTGTTCCTGCGCATGAACAGGTCGGGAATTTCTGCCAATGAGATTACATTTGCTAGCGTGCTGGGGTCGTGTGCTGCCATTTTGGCTCTTGTTTTGTCGAGGCAAATTCACGGTCTTATTGTGAAACGTGGCTTTTCTGGGAATGTCATTTTGGAGAGTTCTTTAGTTGATGTATACGGGAAATGCCAGGCTATGAGTGATGCCAGGAGAGTGTTCGATCAGATTCAGTATCCCAATGCTGTATCTTGGAATGTGATTGTCCGGCGGTATCTTGACGCAGGTCGAGAAAGAGAGGCAGTGTTGATGTTTTTTGAGATGATGAGGGTTAATGCTAAGCCATTATGTTTCACCGTGTCTGCTTCCCTTATTGCTTGTTCTAGAATTTCTGCAATAAAGGAGGGGATCCAAATTCATGGAGTTGCAATCAAGATTAATGCTGAAGAGAATGAGATAGTTTTAAGCTCTCTTCTACATATGTATTTCTCATGTGAAGATTTGGAGAGTGCTTATAGAATATTTGGCCTGTCCGATTCCAAGAGTTTGATTAATTGTACTACAATGGTTTCAGGGTTTGCTAAGACTGGGAGAACTCAAGAGGCAAGGAAGTTATTTAACGAGATGAAAGAACAGAGTGTGATCACATGGAATGCGATGTTGACGGGTTACACACGTTTCTCTCAATGGGAAGAGGCATTGGACTTTATTTTTCTCATGATGAAGGAATCTGAGGACATTGATTATGTCACTCTTGGATTAATCCTAAACGTTTGTGCTGGCCTTTCCGATGTTGAATTGGGGAAACAAGTTCATGGATTTATTTACAGACATGGTTTCCATTACAATCTTTTTGTTGGCAATGCCCTTCTTTCCATGTATGGGAAATGTGGGAACTTAAGAAGTGCTAGTGTTTGGTTCTGTGAAATGAGCCATTGGCGGGATAAAGTTTCTTGGAATACTCTGTTGACTACATATGCTCGTCATGGGTTGAGTAATGAAGCAATGGAGGTGTTCagggagatgcaaggggagacaatgcctaataaatttacttttgggACCCTTTTAGCTGCTTGTGCAAATATTTTTGCCCTTGAACAAGGGCGACAAATCCATGGTTTCATGATTAGAAATGGTTATGACATGGATCTTGTTATTCGGGGAGCTCTGGTTGACATGTACTCTAAATGTCGTAGTCTTGACTATGCTCTCAAGGTTTTCAAAGAGGCAGTACCACGAGATGTAATTCTTTGGAACTCCATCATTTTAGGATGTTGTCACAATAAAAGGGGTCAAGATGTACTTGAACTGTTTGGGTTGATGGAGAAAGAAGGTATCAACCCAGACCATGTCACGTTTCAAGGTATCTTGCTAGCCTGTATTTTTGATGGGTGTGTTGAGGCGGGTAGGCAGTATTTTAATTCAATCAGCACAAAATATGGTATAATTCCACGGCTGGAGCATTATGAGTGCATGATAGAACTCTATGGTAGGTATGGATTCATGGATGAGCTTGAGGATTTTGTCAAGACGATGCCATTTGATCCTACTGCTCCAATGTTGACAAGAGTCTTCGATGCTTGTAGAGAACACAAGCACTTGAAGTTGGGAGAATGGGCCGCTGATCAACTAAATAAACTGAATCCTTGA
- the LOC127807280 gene encoding pentatricopeptide repeat-containing protein At1g43980, mitochondrial: MLLGLPESLMVVKKVFSFHGIYCSTCMFRFLKRARGLHTGSLSFYADLIDHCFSSKSLDFAKLIHAQLIKVGFNSHTFLGNRCIDLYSKLGSANDALQAFNDIRNKNIISWNICLRVLVRCGDLETALNLFERMPEQDVVTWNSMMSGYSSNGFSGRVLELFVGMQNVGMMPNEFTFSILASSLKSANHAKQIHGNMMRRGVNLLNVVVGNSLIDMYATIGLMDYAFGVFLTMEEIDVISWNSLISSCCKLGYGQLALNQFCLMISSGYVPDEFTMSTVIAVCTVLQDLEKGKQILAFCFKKGFLSNTIVSSAAIDLFSKCNRLEDSIMLFEELVTWDSVVCNSMISSYARHGFGEDALQLFVLTLRDNLRPIDVKDLISWNTMIFGFTENGRVAEALEIFKDMLEEGLPPDRITLAGVLLACSYGLFVDEGMRIFSSMEKAYGIMPRHEHYLCVMEMMIRAGKLKEAVDIIEAMPHEPSPSIWESILRAYGADRDLKLTERVAERLLEYKPHASFPYLVLVREYEMRGRWESMVRIRKLMEDNSVSKVIGCSWIGIRKHIFAFRANNIFHYEQKDIYLILGLLMWEMDIEASDSDLYHNVSAWGEQA, from the exons ATGCTTTTGGGCTTACCCGAAAGCCTTATGGTAGTGAAAAAAGTTTTTAGCTTTCATGGTATTTATTGTAGCACTTGCATGTTCCGATTTCTCAAGAGAGCCCGGGGACTTCACACTGGTTCACTTTCCTTTTACGCTGACCTCATAGACCACTGTTTCTCGTCAAAAAGCTTGGATTTTGCCAAACTGATCCATGCTCAGCTGATAAAAGTGGGGTTCAATAGCCATACATTCCTGGGTAATCGTTGCATCGATCTGTATTCCAAACTTGGTTCTGCAAACGATGCTTTGCAGGCATTTAATGACATACGTAACAAGAATATCATATCTTGGAACATTTGCTTGAGGGTTCTTGTGAGATGTGGTGACCTCGAAACTGCGCTCAACTTGTTTGAAAGAATGCCCGAGCAAGATGTCGTGACATGGAATTCGATGATGTCGGGTTACTCTTCCAATGGGTTTTCTGGTCGTGTGTTGGAGCTTTTTGTGGGAATGCAAAACGTTGGTATGATGCCAAATGAGTTCACATTCTCTATTCTGGCGTCCTCTCTTAAGAGTGCTAATCATGCCAAGCAGATTCACGGGAACATGATGAGGAGAGGTGTGAATTTATTGAATGTGGTGGTGGGAAATTCCTTGATCGACATGTATGCAACAATTGGTCTAATGGATTATGCCTTTGGTGTGTTTTTAACAATGGAGGAGATAGATGTCATCTCTTGGAACTCTTTGATATCGAGCTGTTGCAAATTGGGATATGGACAACTGGCATTAAATCAGTTCTGTTTGATGATATCTTCTGGGTATGTACCTGATGAGTTTACAATGTCAACAGTGATTGCTGTCTGTACCGTCTTGCAGGATCTTGAAAAGGGTAAGCAAATTCTTGCTTTCTGTTTCAAGAAGGGATTTCTTTCTAACACCATTGTTTCAAGTGCTGCTATTGACCTCTTTTCGAAATGCAACAGATTAGAGGACTCAATCATGCTCTTTGAAGAATTGGTTACATGGGATTCTGTTGTTTGTAACTCCATGATTTCCAGCTATGCCAGGCACGGGTTTGGGGAGGATGCTTTGCAACTTTTTGTCCTTACATTGAGGGACAACCTCAGGCCAA TTGATGTCAAAGATCTGATATCTTGGAACACCATGATTTTTGGTTTCACTGAAAATGGAAGAGTAGCTGAAGCCTTAGAGATCTTCAAGGACATGCTGGAGGAAGGCTTACCACCAGATAGAATAACATTAGCTGGGGTTCTATTGGCTTGCAGCTATGGGCTTTTTGTTGATGAAGGGATGCGTATATTTTCATCAATGGAGAAGGCATATGGCATCATGCCCAGACATGAACATTATCTTTGTGTTATGGAAATGATGATTCGAGCTGGTAAGCTGAAAGAAGCTGTGGACATTATAGAGGCTATGCCTCATGAACCCAGTCCTTCAATTTGGGAATCAATTCTTCGCGCTTATGGAGCTGACAGAGACTTGAAACTTACTGAAAGAGTAGCTGAGAGATTGTTAGAGTATAAACCACATGCATCTTTCCCCTATCTGGTATTGGTTCGAGAATATGAGATGAGGGGCAGATGGGAAAGCATGGTTCGGATCAGGAAGTTGATGGAAGATAACAGTGTCAGTAAGGTGATTGGATGCAGTTGGATTGGCATTAGAAAGCACATTTTTGCCTTTAGGGCAAACAATATATTTCATTATGAACAGAAAGACATTTATTTGATACTTGGATTACTTATGTGGGAGATGGATATTGAAGCTTCTGACTCTGACCTCTATCATAATGTGAGTGCCTGGGGAGAACAAGCGTAA